The genomic segment tataaaatttaatatattgtatatatataaatataaaaattatgtataaaatttatcggttcggttcgattttttcttcggtttgcttttagtaaaaccgaaaccaaaccaaatgttatcggtttttaaaaattcaaaaccaaaccaaaccaaacctaaTCCAAGTAAATATCGGTTTATTTAATCGGTTTggttttaattttcgatttggATCGGTTTTTAACCAAACCGTGAACACCCCTACTACCAACAATCCTTAATGGTTGATAGGTTTAATTTTcctctttatatttttatattgataTTTATTTATTGGACAAATATATTATcgatataattttttataacaaaattaggaGAAATATGTTTTTCTTAAAGCGTCTTTATGTGCcatgttgttcttgttcttaTAAGTTTCTTTTAGTGACATGTTGATATAACCTTATTAATTTATCATGCAAattttaattattgatttaaaCTCTTTGtataatctatatctatatctatctatattattttaaaagcgtgaatataaatgttggttgaccaaaatatcctttaaatattgaacgacttttatacccttcCAAAGCTTAAATAtcctttaaaataattattcgtTGGACAATATCGTAACTTTCAAAATCTCTTCCTAATATGAATTTGCATCAAACTCTAATACTACTCAACTAATGCCAACGGACTCCAAGTCTGACTATTACGTATAAGATTAATTAAACACCCAACAAATTAAAGTACACTTTTTGTTGCATAAAAGTATAAAAGCATTTAACACCctttaaatttatatatgaaATTCTTGGATTCATTAATGATTTTGCTACCGACTCAAAAAGTGATTTCTAATAATACAATTTCTAATATTGGGTGATTTCTAaacaatttttaagaaaaaatgggGCTCTCAAAAAGTTGGGGCGCCAAGCCTTTGCTTTACTGGCCTTATGGTCGAGCCGACCTTGATAGGTCTTCGAGTATATAAAAGGGGTTGGAATTCGTAGGTGTCCTCTTTGGATGATATTCACGTGATTAGGCATTAgcacgcttttttttttttcttcttaaatgcGATTATCAATTTATCATTATAATTATAACTCTGTAAGTCCAATACCAAGTCATATTTTCTCACCATAATCCTATTACTATTAGGAACGTTACTCAATATACGTGCTAGGAATATAGTATTAGATCTCATTTCTTTAAAGGATAACTATACTTTGTAACTCTtaacaaatttctaaaaaatgaaatcaaaatatataatagAGGATACTGCCTTCTCTAAGATGGATTAGTCAGATTTCGACTTGAATGATTTTCGAGCGGTAAtcttttgtacatatttatttcttttccatatacaaataaaatattttctcatgttcacaatattataataatttaCATTGTATAGCATGCAACACAACAAAACGGATTTTCAACACTTTTGTATCTGTAAATGACAATGAACAAATATATGGTCACTTAATCTCTAATACTATTGAATTATCTTAGTCGTTATATGTTTTCTATatgaggaaaaaagaagaagaaaaatagatATCAAGAACATCAAATTCAAAGTAGTATTAAGTAGATACAATCCTATACTATAGTAATTTTTTATAACTCAtaaactaaatatatataattacaaataatattATCTAATATTTTTTACTATGATTGAGACTAACTGGAAATAACGTGCAACTGCACGTTTATAGCGACtagttatattaaaagcacgaagggcTTTAGAAATGTtaattgaactttttgccctttaTTAAAATTctctacaatagacaaaattgtcatttactactttccacaaatttttatttaattattttctaacaaaataaacaataaaTACAACTATTATTTCGGAAGCTATTTTGGTAAGAACGTAGTAATAGGAAAAGGACTCTTTAACAAACACTCCCTATTTTAACGTACTATGACTCTTTAATAAACACTCCCTATTTTAACGTATTATATTTAGTTAtctttataaataataaaaatatacataatacaTTAACACTAACAATCAATTCTCTTTCGTTTAGGAGTCTCCTTCGCTATCAACTCCATATAATTTAGGAGTACTGGGGTTACGGCTATAAATTTTTTTGGTATAGAAATTTTGTTTAGGGTCCTTATTTTTCTATTCTGCTTCCAATTTTAGGAGTTTTTTTTAGGTTTACGAGTACTTTGTCATAGTTTTTTATGAGTTAGAGGCAACtttgttattgtttctccactttatggttttcagtttttttttctttgagcaaaatatattatatttatttgtgcttgaattttttcatttttctatgTACATTCGAAGTTTTTCGCGTACGCCTTCGCCTTCCAGTCTAGATATATTTTTGATTATGTTGGTTTTGGATGCAAGAATGAGTGTTGCTCTATTTTGAATATCTATCCGATCTTGCAAGAGGTACTTCACTTTACAAGCCGCTTTATGCTAATAAGTTCAGTAGATTTTATTAAATAAGTGTATGTGCTCATGCTAATATTattatctttttctcttttccatatgtactttcattttttttttttttttggtcatagATCTGAAATTGCAATGTCTTGATAAATCATTTACGTGGACTATTTACCGATAACTTGGAGTTTTAATCGGAAACTTGAAAGTTTGTTTTTATGTAAAAAAGTGCTTCAAGCCCCCAAGACAAGTTCCTTTGtgcaaataaaaaagtaaaacttaaaagaaagaACTTGCCTTTGGGGCTACTTGCTCCTATTAGTTAGTATATATAATTTTCATTATAGTTGGACTTAAATTTTAGGAGTGAAGGAAAAAGTAAACATTAAAATTGGgtgttggaatttttttttctttattgttggttaataaatatatagaaGTGTCACCAAGATCCTGGTTCGTCTTTTAGTGTTCACACTAGACAAATagtctttaattatttttctaatatttttgaataatcttttaataacttCGCTACTATTTAGGAATAGTCATTTCATATATTGTAATCACTAAATTTCCGGAATACATAATGAAGGTAATagagaaaggaataaaaaagaGGTAAGTTAGGAATGGGAATAATATTCGATACGTTCCCTAAAAGGCTAAAACATTACAATTTACATTGCTTAACAATATATAAACATTAAGACATCCCCAAAGCTCGAAAGATGATTTTTCACGTTCTATTATTTTTCTACTCATACAATTTTAGGagtacttcttcttcttcttcttcttcttcttcttcttgcggTGATTGAGATTCGAACATTGAAGATTAATGACGAAAGAAAGATTATATTGTCAAATTACCATTACCCGTGACAAAGGTGAATTGGTATAATTTTATGAATTGGtataattttatctttttctcttttcacgAGAATGTTTTTTAAGCATATAACAATATTGACCTATAATATTGTTTGCTTTGAAGATtaaaaagggtaagtaaattTAACAAGCCTAGACAAAATTGACATTACTATATTTCTAATGTTTATGACTTCGAAATTAACATTTTGATtattaaatttttcttatttgaatTATGTGGAAGTTGCTAATATTTAGGAATTTAAATTATTCTTCCTTCTCTCTGTCTAAAAATATTCTGAGGTAGGCACAAAATCCACTCATGTAAGGTATTTTTGGGATCTATTATTCTTGTTCTAGCTAGGTTCTGTCGGGTATTATGGTAAAAATTGTACGAAATTGGTTTTTTATTGTAACATTAATCTGTCACAAGAGGACCTCGAAAACACTAGGTTCATCTATATGCATATATTTCAACATTTTGCATAGTCATCGTCATTattgtaataaaaaaatagaaaaaaaaaatcgtcatTATTGTTGTTAGGGATAAGGCATCATTACCCCCCTCACCTAGTAGCGtttttgctacgacacaccttacctaatgtttggtcctatcacccccttaaactatttaaaatcgtaatattttaccccctaaacgctgatgcccactctcatatgggagagtgacatacactctccttgccacatgtgcatttatttttatttttttaatattcaaattttacgtgtcaatttttaagaataaaaaataaaaaattgatttttcttttacaaaatttatttttaaaacccgtttttaaaaaataaaaaaaaagtgaattaaaaaactgatttttcttttaaaaaatttatttttaaaacctgttttaaaaaaaaaaaaaaaaaaaactgaaaacgagaatttaaaaaatgatttttcttttaaaaaatttatttttaaaacccgtttttaaaaaaaaaaaaaaaaaaactgaaaacgcgaattaaaaaactgatttttcttttaaaaaatttatttttaaacccgttttaaaaaaaaaaaaaaactgaaaagtcgaattaaaaaactcatttttcttttaaaaaattcatttttaaaacccgttttaaaaaaaaaaaaactgaaaatgcgaattaaaaaactgatttttctttaaaatatggaaaaatggatttgttaataatatggaaagcttgattattttttttaaaatgtcttaaaagatcttgattttcatgatttcattttcttaggacacttttatttttcaaaaaaaatccggaaaaagtgtttttcttgtcaaaatttgaaaaaaaactgatttttataaaattttgaaaaaattaattatttttttaaaatgtgaaaaactatatttatattcatattttaagaaaatacaaatttttaagaaaaaaattaagtttttcagttttttatgtttctcactctctcaaagagagtgaaacacactctccttTGCCACATCAAGCATTTAGGGGTAAAATATTACGGTTTTAAATAGTTTAGGGGGGTGATAGGACCAAACAttaggtaaggtgtgtcgtagcaaaaaCGCTACTAGGTGAGGGGGGTAATGATGCCTTATCCCTTGTTGTTATCTACCGTTCTCTTTTCAAAGTTGAGGAATTCGGCGAGCCACTGCCACCGCAATCGTACGTTCTGTCcgttattcttctttttctttttccggcATATAAGAGATATCAGTTCACATGTTTATTTACTTAATAatactattatttttttctgaaaataaaaagaattcttTTTCTGTATACATGCATGTTAGATTGAACTTTTTGTTCTTCACTAAAAGActctacaatagacaaaatGTCATTTactgttttcttcaatttattatttaattatattttagtatttcacctattttatctttttggaaaaagtgaaaaaaaaagtaccGTTATTTTTGAGTCCTTTTTGACTTTGccaataatttttggaaaagaaaaaaaaacctcgTTATTTTTGTCAAAATATAACTGCCATCAGAGTTCTTTTTAGCTTTGGAAACCCACTgttaattttggattttttttttatttttttttcactttggcaaaatatctaattttaaattttagataaaaggggactttttttttttttatatacctTTGCCTAATATTTTGAGTCCGACATCAACTAAGGTTTGCCATAAATTTATGATAAAATACTTAGATATACCTCTGTTGTGATTCGACCAACACTTTTGTATGGGGCAGAGTGTTGACCAGTCAGAATCGTccacgttcagaagatgaacGTGGCGGAGATGAGGATGCttagatggatgtgtgggcatacaAGGAGGGATATGATTAGGAATGAAGTTAGATTGGGTAAGGTGGGAGTGGCCCCTGTGGCGGACAAGATGAGGGAATCGAAGCTGAGATGGTTCGGTCATGTGAAGAGGAGGTGCGAGGATGCGccagtgaggaggtgtgagaggttggctatagTAGGTGTTAGGAGAGGTAGATGTAGGCCGAAGAAGAATTGGGGGGAGGTggttagacaggacatggcaaCGCTCCAGTTGAACGAGGACATGACCTTGGATAGGAAGGTGTGGAGGTCGAGAATTAGGGTAGATGGTTAGTAGGTAATAGTGTGTTATCCTACTTTTAGTCGTATGTTTTATGGTAGTCATGTAGTTTCTTATCCGCTAATGTGTATTGATATTTGTTActgtatttttgtatatttgctATTCTGccgtccctttttcttttcctaagTTTCTGCATCGGTTACATTTCTTTTGAgtcgagggtctatcagaaacagtcTCTCTATCCCAAAGacagaggtaaggtctgcgtatattTTACCCTCCTcataccccacttgtgggattacactgggtatgttattgtttatTACATTGAAACATATATATCCTTAAATTTAGGACCTTGACTGTTTAAGTAATTCCTTTGAATTTGGTTCATACTTCTCTTATAGGATAATAAATCCTTAACAAGAATTAgagttttaattaaattaaacacTAATCCTATGATATTCATTATTtagtgccaaaaaaaaaaaaggggggggggggggagaagcaattcaatcccaaaaacaatttcaattatatatattagaCGTTTTTTGTTTGGTTTCCCACCCGATATCGAGTATACGCATTGGAGTCTGATTATATATATCCAGATTTGTGCCGCGTAGGCCCCATTTCTGGGGGAGTGCTCCCTACTAAAGATTTTTCTACATTTAGGGCTCAAATCCGGGACCTTTGGTTAAGAGAGGAATAACCCCATCCactgcaccacatcctttggtggtAGATATATATTagacacttttttttcttcatatgttAGACGCTTTTCCAGTTCATCTTACAAAAGGattcttttacatgttttataagaacttttttttttttgtattgtcaatagttttcttgattttcatggcaAAATTATGTGAGATATAACAACATAATGTATTTGTCTCTCATATACTAATATATCTATAGTTACAAATAATATGTAATTAATTTAACTAAATTGACATTGTTTACATGCATGTtcagtaatatttattttcatcatttagataaattgtttttattttaatgaaaaatatattcttcttgcataaattatttattgattCATGTGATACACACGTGCAAGACACGTACGCTTAAAacaagtgtgtgtgtatatatatatataaccaatCTTTGGTTGGGTAAATTTTTTGAGATGAAATAAGTAAACGGCttagaagaaggaaataaaatgGGACTGCCTAGCTTACCGCCTGTGAGGATTTTGAGACATGGTTGATTCGAACTAATCATCATTATTTTATATAGCTTATACACACACAtgtaacataatatatatatatatatatatatatatatatatatatatattgttagaCCTTTTTACTCTTTAAAATTAGATTTCACATTGAAcgaatttttaatttaataatttttctaatgtttaaaattttaaaatcaactaaaattttgtttcatatattttttcttatttaaactAATATAAAGTGTCTTAATACTTGAGatttcaaaatcaattaaaatttaccttatataaatatttgacaaacttatatatatttttatagaCCTTAAAAAGTCTGTGGAGTTCAATACGTAGCaattaaagttttttttcttattccttaGCAGCTAAACCTTGAGGTATATAATTATTAGAGccttttttcccccaaaagttACCAGTAATTTGATTACCTAAAATTCAGCACGGCAtgtttgttgttttcttttaaactcttactccctgtttggatggttgtttcccgtggttcattattGTATTGTCTTCTTGAAACCATGTCAATTTTcattgtttttaaaattatgttgtATGATGTGGTAAATCTATAACCAACAACCATGGATTTGGTGATTTTTACgtggttacgtatttcattttTCCATTATATCCCGACCCCATCCACCCTTCTCCATCACACCCAAACACACCCCACCCCATCTCCACCTCCACCCAAACCTCCACTCTCTACCCCCACctccaccctaccacccactacccccaccatcccacccccaccctaccatcCACCATGACCACCCACACAGTACCCCAccaccctacccccaccccataaccacctcaccaccacccactacccccagCCCCACCCTACAACCacctcacccccaccctacctCACCACCACCGaccacccccaccccatctCACCACCACTCACTACCCCCGCCCCACCCCACAACCACGCAATCCTCCACCACCATCACactaccacccactacccccacctCCACGCCCACCCCATAACCACCCAACCCaaaccacccacccccacccccacgcaCCACCTACTTATTTTCTAAAGTtcatattttatcctttatcttttatatatatatatatatatatatatataatatatataattaagggTTAAGGGTATTTCAAGAAACTTACATGTTATTATACGACTATACAAATAAACCAAACAATAAAAATGTAATTAAACACTATAACAAACGATACAGTCCATCCAAACATTGTATTCATTAATACAGTATAATACAATACCATACCGTACATTATGAAACCATGGGTAATGACCATCCAAATAGAGGTTTGAGTTTTGATTTAGTTTTAAATCCTAAATTCTAGAAGTTTGAACCAACATGGTAATGACGACAAAAAAACTAACAAGGTAATATTAactttagaaataaattaaGCTATAACCAATGATGTGATTGTAGATacaataatatattaaaattgaGATAGATTATATTTTAATCTTTGAAATAACTACAAATCAGttaaagtattttatttttctataaattttcaaagttgTCTTTAGTACTGTGAACTCTTGAAATATCAAAATCGTCCATTGGCATAATCTATTGCGAATGAGTTTAGCGTAGTCTTAATTTTATTAAACAGAATAAATTTTTGAATATGAAAGATAAGTTTAGTCAAAGACCATACGTTAGATTATGAAGATATCATCAATCCTTTGATTTGGTTGAGAGATAGATCAGTAgcttaaatataaataaaaagtagAGGCAGTTCATTAATCAAAGTTAATAAACGAGTGTAGGCAAGGTAAATAGTTAAGATTATCGTATATTTATTATACTTAGTACTATTTAGATTTTGGCATTTAATGTACTTGGAATTCAACTTGAGTTGGGTTCACTTCATAAATCAGTGACCATATAGGTTGATAATCATATTGATTATAACATCTTGTGAGAACCGAAGAAAGAAGTTATGTGTATATGAAAATCGGGACTAAACATATTTATCATATGGATTTATGTTCCTATTAGTATTTTATTCTACAATTTTTATCCTATTAGTATTTGCATTACACGTCCAAGAATTTCTATATGACAAGATTTCTTCCTTTGTTGATCTATATAAATATGATCaacattaattattttcaagaacttactttttttttcttttaatatttattctatAATTTATATTCTCATTGATATAGGTACGCGTGTACTAAAACTTGTTACTTCTAGAACATtgatgattaaaaaaataagcttTTAGTGAATGGAATTTTTGCTTGTGTTACATCTCATACGGAGCGTTAAACTTGCAAGTCGCATCATTCTTGACATGCAAAGCTGAACGCCTTTTACAATTCTCATTGGGTCCCACCATACTGCCTAGGCAAAGCTAGCTTATTCAGCACGACAATTCACATACGTGGATATTGTATGCTGTTTGAGTTTATACATCATGCATAGGCTGGTGTACTCTCTGTCACtagtgaaaaaaatataataccTCGATGGACCTGAACTTGGCTTTAACTGACAATTAAGCACTTAAACTATGAGAATGCATATCTAGATACTTCAACTTAATTTAATTTGGCTCCCTAGACACCCAACTTTAAAAATGTATATCTAGACAATTTAAATTTAGCTTTGTCTAAATATGCAttctcaaaattaaaataaattgaggtgtctaaaaaaaaaaaaaaagaagaagagcgaTTGCCATTCTCTAAGTATTTCTCTCCATATAAAAACAAAACACTTCCCGCTTTTCTAACTTCTCAGTTCCCTCCTTTTCTCTGTCTCTCTGTGTATAGAGAAGTGCTGCTAGagttatttttacttgttgtaGCAGGTAATTTAGagttatttttacttgttgtaGCAGGTAATAGCAGGTAATTTAAATTGTGGTTCTAAAATAGAGTCTCTTAGTTCAATTTTATCTGACATTGTTATTGTTTAGAAGTCTAGTTATGATCGAAATATATATCAGTAGTTCTGCTAGTTGACTGTAAATTATGTGTttcccgattttttttttgtttttgtgtgaTATGAAGTGTTTCGATGAGTTAAGATGTGTTATGCACCTATATCTAAAGTTTTGATGTTTTTGTAACTCACTTTTTGGAATTAAAATTAGGTGATCAAAGTACGTACTCAATACCTGGAGAATTCTGACGATCGTGCTAAACACAAGCTCAAATAACAAAGGTATTTGTGGTTCTTATAAGCTCCTGTTTTGTCATAGATATTGAAGTTaaaatttgaaacttgaaaatttgagtttttgaagtttGTGATTTTCGGAATTtgaaagttgtgtttggacatgcattttagttggaaaaatatttgaagttatGTGAGTGGAAGTGAAATTTCCCCCAAAAACTGGTCTGAGACAGTTTTTGGAACTTGAAATTATTTGAAgatgaattttcaaaatctgatcaAATTTCATGGTCAAACAGatatttgaagataaattttcaaaataagatCAAATTTCATGGTCAGATAGatatttgaagttaaattttcaaaatttgatccaaaatccATGACATAAACGCTAGCTTAGTGTAAATTTTCTGTCATAATGTATCTTTGACAGAGTTCCATATATAGTGTAGCCTTAATGAAAATGCACACGTGTTTTATGGAGTACTAATTGTTATGACCTTTGTTTGGGTGATGCATGGCGCCTAGAGGCTACTATTATCCTGTATATGAACATGACATGCTTTGCATTgttaattttgttgtttagtTATGTAATGTTTCTATTTTGATTAATTGTCCATGCAGTTGAAGATTTCAATttggtaaaagaaaaaaaagaagaagatgaatgcGGTTATTGATAAAGAGAGAGACTATCATTATCTCGCATTGAAGGCACGGATAGGAGGAAGGAAAAAAGACCGAGTGAAGAAACAAGAGGAAAGACCAGTATTAATGTGGGAGAAATGGGAAGAACAAAACGATAGTTGGCTTGACGAAAACTACAGAGATCATaacttggatttggatttggatgaTCGGAACGAGTTAATTTGCGAAATAGCAGAGCCGTCATCGGATATGATTGTGCCATTGTTCAGGTACCAGAAGGAGTGGTTGTTTTGGGCACTTAATCAAGAAGAATCTGAAGCAAAAGGGGGTATTCTCGCTGACGAGATGGGAATGGGAAAAACTATACAAGCGATAGCGCTTGTTCTTGCTAAACGCAAATTACAGAAAGATTCCagtatattttcttcttctcccaATACTTCCCAGAAACTCCCATTAGCAAAGGGAAACCTTATAATATGTCCGGTGGTTGCTGTCCAGCAGTGGCTAAATGAGATAAATCGCTGCACCATTGAAGGAAGCAACAAAATTCTTGTTTACCACGGTTCCAACAGAAAGAAGCTTAACCACAATATTGAAGAATATGATTTTGTCATCACTACGTACTCCACTGTTGAGGCTGAATATAGGAAAAATGTGATGCCGCCAAAACAAAAGTGCGAGTGGTGTGGCAAATCATATTATGAAGAGAAGTTGTCCATGCACCTGAAGCGGTTTTGTGGACCAGATGCGCCAAAGAATCGGAGGAAGAAGTTAGAACTTGACGTAGAATTGTTGGAGCAGAAAACAGATTCTACGGAGTTAGAGACTAATATGCAGACGACAGACTCTATGGCGTCAGAGACTAATGTGCAGAAATCAGGTTCTACTGAGTCAAAGACTGATATGAAGAAAGCAGGTTGTAGGAAGCGTAGGAGAATGACAGAAGAAGGGAACAATGATGGTTCTATTGATAATTCAGCCAGTACAAGTCAAGATTTGCCACAGAGGAAATCAATTTTGCATTCAGTGAACTGGGCTCGTATCATCTTGGATGAGGTAAGTCGTGGATTtacatatcatgcatacatgtATAGGGTGTTGCTTTCTTCaattatcatgttttactttcTTCAATTATCATTTTCTCATAGTTTTTATTTGTTAGCAATAGCTTGGAGTGAATGTGGTTGGTTTCCTAATGATTCATTTGATATAAATACCAGTTTTATCACGGATGATCAAGTTATTCACAGATGCTTAAGAGTTAGAAACATAGAGATCTGTAGTGATATCTTGAGGAGCTAGAATGTGAAAAATCTTATGGTTTACCCAGGAACACTATGATAACTGCTGAGTTATATAGATAAATTACCTACCTACCTCTACCATGGTTTAGGTCAATAACCTTTAATTAGTGGTATGAAAGAACATATTTATCCTTGTCCTGATGCTCATTGTTCTGTTCAATTGTTTCTCATGTGAAATTTTATCTGCAATTCTGGTTTGAGCTCTATCTTCTATCCTTGTAATGGATCTGAACATTCTGTTCTCTCTGTTTCCTACTGAATGCTGTTGTGTTTGATTTGTTGTGGGTGCCTGTCCCTATCATCTCACTGCGTTGAGAATTCATTAATTGCATGTGATACAAAATCTTTTGTCTTCAATGTTTCAACTCATTTCACTTATCTGAAACAGGCACATTATGTAAAAGATAGGCGCAGCAACACAACAAAAGCTACTCTTAGTTTGGAGTCTTCTTATAAGTGGGCCTTAAGTGGTACTCCAATTCAGAATCTTGTTGGAGACTTGTATTCACTTGTAAGTTCAACTTTTGCAGGTTAATGTCTTCCAGATGTTTGTGTTATGAGATTAATTAAATGCTTTACTTTTGCACAGGTCCGTTTCCTACAAATAGTACCCTACTCTTTTTACTTTTGCAAGGATTGTGATTGCAGAACACTTGACCACAGGTAGTAAAGCTTCTTGTATCTTTGTACCTACCCCCTAGGGTTAAAGATATATGGGGCTCTAAATTTGGTTTATATTTTATCTCTTCCTCATTTTGCTCTTCGCTCATGTGGTCTGTTATCTATCATAACTTTTATGTCTTCCAGCTCTACAACTGAGTGCCCACAGTGCCCTCACACATCTAACCGGCACTTTTGCTGGTGGAATAGAGTAAGTTACTAATTGATTATTCAAACTTTTGTGGCTTGCTCTTATtgccaaaaataaatttattgcTGATATGGTGAGGTTGATG from the Lycium ferocissimum isolate CSIRO_LF1 chromosome 11, AGI_CSIRO_Lferr_CH_V1, whole genome shotgun sequence genome contains:
- the LOC132036185 gene encoding DNA repair protein RAD16-like — encoded protein: MNAVIDKERDYHYLALKARIGGRKKDRVKKQEERPVLMWEKWEEQNDSWLDENYRDHNLDLDLDDRNELICEIAEPSSDMIVPLFRYQKEWLFWALNQEESEAKGGILADEMGMGKTIQAIALVLAKRKLQKDSSIFSSSPNTSQKLPLAKGNLIICPVVAVQQWLNEINRCTIEGSNKILVYHGSNRKKLNHNIEEYDFVITTYSTVEAEYRKNVMPPKQKCEWCGKSYYEEKLSMHLKRFCGPDAPKNRRKKLELDVELLEQKTDSTELETNMQTTDSMASETNVQKSGSTESKTDMKKAGCRKRRRMTEEGNNDGSIDNSASTSQDLPQRKSILHSVNWARIILDEAHYVKDRRSNTTKATLSLESSYKWALSGTPIQNLVGDLYSLVRFLQIVPYSFYFCKDCDCRTLDHSSTTECPQCPHTSNRHFCWWNRYITTPMTHGGSYGNGRDAMVLLKHKILNCILLRRSKKGRAADLALPQKIVTLRKDSLDVKEEDYYMSLYNKGQAQFNTYVQAGTLMNNFAHIFEILTRLRQAVDHPYLVVSSSTALAKSGNLDSGNADQPCGLCHDTMDDPVVTSCMHVFCKTCLMDFAASVGQVPCPLCSELLTVDFTANNEKAGQNSKPTLKGFKSSSILNRIQLDAFQSSTKIDALREEIRFMIERDGSAKGIVFSQFTSFLDLIHYSLRKSGINCVQLVGSMSMDARAAAVTTFTADPDCRILLMSLKAGSVALNLTVASQVFMMDPWWNPAVERQAQDRIHRIGQYKPVRIVRFVIENTIEEKILKLQEKKDLVFEGTIGGSSEAFGKLTEADLKFLFAT